Proteins from a genomic interval of Treponema succinifaciens DSM 2489:
- the hflK gene encoding FtsH protease activity modulator HflK, translating to MSDLEVKIRSFFKKPSYVVAVIAGVILLASAGSSLFVVDQAEQAVITRFGRYYATLGPGLQYKIPFIDKKFIVPGNKVVQTEQFGFKTTKSGSVNQYQNNITRESTMLTGDLNIVDVEWIIQYRIVDPRAWLFTVQEKDQTIRDISRSVINTLVGDRAILDVMSSERSNIENLAVSMMNEQFSQLGLGINVFAVKLQNIVPPEGVQDAFEDVNKAIQDMNRFINEGKESYNSEIPKAKGEADRQIQVADGYAAERVNKAKGDVARFNSVYEEYRKAPAVTRERLYLETMEEIFASGAEKNPALIDSGLDNVLPFKNLGGKNGKTE from the coding sequence ATGTCAGATTTGGAAGTAAAAATCAGGAGTTTTTTTAAAAAGCCATCTTATGTTGTGGCAGTTATTGCAGGAGTTATTTTGCTTGCGTCGGCAGGCTCTAGTCTTTTTGTTGTTGATCAGGCGGAGCAGGCTGTAATCACTCGGTTTGGAAGATATTATGCTACTTTGGGACCGGGGCTTCAGTATAAAATTCCGTTTATAGACAAAAAATTTATTGTTCCGGGAAACAAAGTTGTCCAGACGGAGCAGTTCGGATTTAAAACCACAAAAAGCGGCTCTGTAAATCAGTATCAGAATAATATTACGCGTGAATCAACTATGCTGACCGGCGATTTGAATATCGTGGATGTTGAATGGATTATTCAGTACAGGATTGTTGATCCGCGTGCCTGGCTTTTTACGGTTCAGGAAAAAGATCAGACAATCCGCGATATAAGCCGTTCTGTAATCAATACTTTGGTTGGCGACCGGGCGATTTTGGATGTTATGAGCAGCGAGCGAAGCAACATTGAAAATCTTGCGGTTTCCATGATGAACGAGCAGTTTTCGCAGCTTGGGCTTGGAATAAATGTGTTTGCGGTTAAGCTTCAGAATATTGTTCCGCCGGAAGGAGTTCAGGATGCGTTTGAGGACGTGAACAAGGCTATTCAGGACATGAACCGCTTTATAAATGAAGGAAAAGAAAGCTACAATTCAGAAATTCCAAAGGCAAAGGGCGAGGCTGACCGTCAGATTCAAGTGGCGGACGGCTATGCGGCTGAACGTGTGAACAAGGCAAAAGGCGATGTCGCAAGGTTCAATTCAGTTTATGAGGAATACAGAAAAGCTCCTGCAGTTACAAGGGAACGTCTTTACCTTGAAACTATGGAAGAAATTTTTGCTTCCGGCGCAGAAAAGAATCCGGCTTTGATAGACAGCGGTCTTGACAATGTGCTTCCGTTTAAGAATCTTGGAGGAAAAAATGGCAAAACAGAATAA